From the genome of Meriones unguiculatus strain TT.TT164.6M chromosome 17, Bangor_MerUng_6.1, whole genome shotgun sequence:
GTTGGGCTCTGTTTATCAGCCAGCACCCTTCAAGAGCAGCTGGGAGATCAAGGCACCCCCTAGGTAAATGCCTGGGAGGGAAAggatagagaaagagggagaatcGTGGCATTTTGACTCAGTTTCCCTTCTGTTTTACAGTCCTTTTGcaacagggtctcctgtagcccaggctggccctaaactcacTTTTCAGCCGATGATGACCTGGAGCTCCTGAGCCTCATTCCCCATCTCCCTGGTACTAGTATGGCAAGCTTCCCCAGCATGCTGGGTTTCCATGGCTCTGGACgtggaatccagggctttgtgaatGCTAAGCAAgggctctacccactgagccctaGCCCCAGCCTCAGCCCTTGATGGGTTTTTCTGAGAAGTCTCTATGACTGGGCCACTCACAGGCCCTCACTGTTTAGAAGGATTTGCAGGGAATCAAGAATTACAAGTCAGGTTTAATGGTGTACATCTTTAAtgccagcgcttgggaggcagagtcaggtagatcTACACgtgttcaagcccagcctggaccacagctttggacactatctcaaaacaacaaaaataataagcaTAGATTCAAGCCAGCTCCTAACTCCTCCCAGGCACAGGTATCCTTGAAGCCATAGCTAGAACACACTGTGGCTCTCAGGGCCGGAGTATTCAGGCTGCCAGGCTGCCGTCCTGACGCGTGTCTCCCCCAGGAGCTGTTCAGGCCGCCCAGATCGTGGGTGGGCGCGAGGCTCAGCCCCATTCTCGGCCTTATGCGGCCTCCCTGCAGCTGACCAGGCTCCCCGGGAGCCACTTCTGTGGTGGCACGCTGATCCATCCTAGATTCGTGCTGACGGCTGCCCACTGCCTGGAGGACATGTGAGTACAGGGGACAGCGAGGGGCGGCGCGTCTGAGCCGCCAGCACAGGCTCCTCAGTCTCCTCCCCGGCCAGCAGCTCTTCCCAAAGTCTTCTCCAGATCACCACCACagtgtgcgctctctctctctctctctctctctctctctctctctctctctctctctctcttcctccaccccccAACCCCCTGAGCGCCTAGAATCCAACTCGGGAAGGGCCAGGGGCGTGGTCGGGGTAGCCCCTCCCAGGGGTAGAGCCCTTGCTAGCATGTGAGAGGACCGGGGTTCCATCCCTCCCCCTGCCTCAACCAACACCCCACAACCTTAACGGCAGCCCCTGGCAGCTGGTGACGGTGGTGCTGGGTGCCCACGACCTGCAGAGGCTCGAGCCCGAGCAGCAGAGGTTCACCATCACTCAGGTCTTCCAGAACAACTACAACTCCGAGGAGAACCTCAACGACGTGCTCCTGGCTCAGGTCGGTGGGGACTGGGGTCCGCGCGGGCAGGAGACGCTTGGGGAGCACCTCCCGTGCGAATGCGGAGCTGTCACAGCGTGGACTGCGGCCTGTAGGTCAGCGTCTGACCAGGCTGGCTCCTGTCAGACATAGGCCCCGAGGCTTACGGCTCAGGCTAGGCCACGGGGACGGCcgagtcagggttagggtttgaGTTCAAGGGGTCAGGAGCGGAGTCAATGGAGGGAGCTCAGGAGATGTCAGGTCCCCGGGGGGCCGAGTCCTCACGTCTTTTCCCCCCTCTTTTGCTGCAGCTGAACCGGCCAGCCTTCCTAGGCCAGCAGGTGGCCGTGGCCTCTCTGCCTCAGCAGAACCAGTCTTTGCCCCAGGGCACCCAGTGCCTGGCCATGGGCTGGGGCCGCCTGGGCACCAGCGCGCCCACGCCGCGTGTGCTGCAGGAACTGAACGTCACGGTGGTCTCCTTCCTGTGCAGGGAACACAACGTGTGCACGCTGGTGCCACGGCGGGCAGCGGGCATCTGCTACGTGAGTGCACAACGGGGCCGCGGGAGGCGGGATCTGGGTGCGGTGGTGCCCAGGGAGGGCGGGGCCGTGGGCGGAGCGATGTTTGTGGGCGGGGCCTGCGGTGGGGCCCGGCGGCTCAGCGGAGGCGTGGATCCCAGGGTACTGCGGGTCCCTAGGAACTTGGGTgtctggggtggggagatgggTATGCCTGGGCTAGTGTGTGCCCGGGTGGGTAACCCAGAGGGCAGGGCGGGAAGCAGGGCTCTTGGGCTCAAGGTTTTGCCCGGGCGGGTTTTGAGGATGGTGGGTTTGAAGGAGAATGTTGGGCGCCTGTCTGTTCCGTTCTGACCCGTGGCCTCTTCCCCTCTACGAGCAGCGCTGGTGGGACCAGCCGCCCGCGCGTGGGTCGGCCCTGGGCCCCTGCTACAGAGCAGGCTCCCTTTGGTCCTTTGTGCGCCTCCCCTCCTGCCCCTTCTGGACCCACTCAGACTGTCCCCAACAGGAAGCTAACGAGTGCCTCCTGGTCATCCCCCTGCTGGCTTCTTCTACCTCAGGGAGACTCGGGCGGCCCCTTGATCTGCGATGGCGTCCTTCAGGGGGTCGACTCCTTCGTGATCCGAGAATGCGCCTCCCTCCAGTTCCCGGATTTCTTCGCCCGGGTGTCCTTGTATGTGGACTGGATTCACTCTGTCCTGCGGGGCGCAGGGCCCTGAGCCGCCCTTCTGCGCGCCAGACGGCCTACCCAACTCTCCTGAATAAAAGCCGAGACGTTTTTAAGagctgtctcctgtctttcttACCCCGGGTAGACCTGGGATGTGGGCAGAACCGCCAGAGGCCGGGATCCACCGTGCAGGGAAGAAAGGGGCCGAGGGGAGGCCAGGCTCACTCCCTAGCCCCAGACGATGGAACCAAGGGGGGCTAGGCGcagtccccaccccccaccccgggcACCACCCTGAGTCGCTTTGCACCTCCTGGCCTCCGTTTCCTTAACTAGAACCCGGACACATCCCAGAAGGGATGAGGACCTGTGGCGGGCGGGGTTCGGTGAAGTGTCCCCCAGCTCCAGGTTTCCTGAGGACCGGGCTCTCTCTACGGCTTGGGCGGGCACTGGGCGCCTCGGGGCCTGATGCAGCCAAAGCAACAGGCAGGGTGGACGGCAGCGGGACTGCGGGGAGGGCAGAAGAGCGAGCAGCTCTGCTCCCGGGAGGGGCGGACGTGGAAGCGCCCCGCTCTCCCCAGCCGTAGAGAAAGGAGCTGGAGCCATccgagaagggaaggaggtccaaAGCCAGcccgggaggagggaggaagtgaagGAGGGGCGGACTCGCCGCAGGATCTTCCGAAGTGAGACGCGGTGCTCGCTGGCTGGCTTCTTTCGACGCCGCCACCAGGCGGCGCTGTGTCTAGTCCAGCAGGCGCCAGACAGAGTCTACAGGTTTATTCCTTCTCTAACCGTGTTCTGGTTTTGGGGAGACaatctcacatagcccaggctagcctctcaCTCCCTATGTAGCCGAAGCTGGCCTAGAACCCTGGCTCCTCCGCCTCCCGCGTGCTGGGACGACGCAAGTGGACCATCACAGCTGGTCCCATGGCGCTGGGCTGGATGCCAAGGCTGGGTGCACACCAGGCGAGCTCGCTGCCCACTGAACTCTGGCCCCAGGCTGCTTTCAGTCCTCCCAACGCCCGCTGAGCCGTCCCCAGTGTCTCACCGCTGTGTGGGAACTgcgtttgtgtgtggggggggatgctGGGAATCCGGAGGCACTAAACGGAGGTCAGGAAAGAACTTgagcgggctggagagatagctcagccgcTAAGAGCactgaggacctaggttcaagtccgagcacccacgtggcagtttacaactgtctgaaactcctgttccaggagatccgacaccctcacacagacatacatgcaggcaaaatgtacattaaaaaataataaaacataacagAAGGGTTAGTTCAGGACCTGGACTATGGTACTGGACAGCATGGTATACAGGCGGTGCTCAGTAAGTGCAGCTGTGGTTAAGTCTGGCCTCCTCATCTGAAGCTTTGTTTGCTGGCGCTGGCATCCTGCCCGCCTGCTCATGTCCGTTggatcccaccccaccccatgccCTGTCCTGGAGATGAGACAGTTGGTTTGCAACAGCCCTGGCTGGGGCTCCTGGGAGAGACGGGAGGGAGCTGGCCACAGAGTGGGGGGCTGGGTCCCG
Proteins encoded in this window:
- the LOC110551322 gene encoding myeloblastin, with product MAGSHQCPNGAHPFLLLALVFGGAVQAAQIVGGREAQPHSRPYAASLQLTRLPGSHFCGGTLIHPRFVLTAAHCLEDIPWQLVTVVLGAHDLQRLEPEQQRFTITQVFQNNYNSEENLNDVLLAQLNRPAFLGQQVAVASLPQQNQSLPQGTQCLAMGWGRLGTSAPTPRVLQELNVTVVSFLCREHNVCTLVPRRAAGICYGDSGGPLICDGVLQGVDSFVIRECASLQFPDFFARVSLYVDWIHSVLRGAGP